One segment of Clostridium ljungdahlii DSM 13528 DNA contains the following:
- a CDS encoding nitroreductase family protein produces the protein MNEVLQNILTRRSVRKFKEEQIKDEELELILKAGVYAPSGMNKQTWQFTVVQSREKMELLAKVVRKALGRDAGYNFYAPPTLIMLSNEKENVNGLADCACALENIFLMANSLGIGSCWINQLRTICDEKEVREVLSSFGIPENHIVWGMASIGYPEGISKAHERKDGVIKFVK, from the coding sequence ATGAATGAAGTTTTACAAAATATTTTAACAAGAAGAAGTGTAAGAAAGTTCAAAGAAGAACAAATAAAAGACGAAGAATTAGAATTGATTTTAAAAGCTGGGGTGTATGCACCAAGTGGTATGAACAAACAAACTTGGCAGTTTACAGTCGTTCAAAGTAGAGAGAAGATGGAGCTGCTAGCAAAAGTAGTTAGAAAAGCATTAGGAAGAGACGCTGGATATAATTTTTATGCACCTCCAACTTTAATTATGTTGTCCAATGAGAAGGAAAATGTAAATGGACTTGCTGATTGTGCTTGTGCTCTTGAAAATATATTTCTAATGGCAAATTCACTAGGGATAGGTTCCTGTTGGATCAATCAATTAAGAACTATTTGTGATGAAAAAGAAGTAAGGGAAGTACTAAGTAGTTTTGGTATACCTGAAAATCATATTGTTTGGGGAATGGCATCCATTGGATATCCTGAAGGCATATCAAAAGCACATGAGAGAAAAGATGGAGTTATTAAATTTGTAAAATAA
- a CDS encoding NCS1 family nucleobase:cation symporter-1 — protein sequence MGIKLKNYKFENSNSLTNDDLKPIIKERRTWKTVNYATLWMGIIHNIPTYATVGGLIALGLSPWQTLGIIITASLILYAALTLNGHAGTKFGVPFPVLIRSSFGVIGANIPAMLRAFVAIMWFGIQTYAGSTAINILIQKLWPSWNSLGGNWSFFGLHLSGMISFLLFWALHLFTLNHGMESIKKFEVFAGPMVYLVFGGMVFWAISIAGGLGPIYSQPGKFRTFKEAFWPFVAGVTGVISIWATLILNIPDFTRFAESQEAQKKGQFLGLPGTFALFAFASITVTSGTQVAYGKPIWNIVDVLSRFDSPFVIAAAVITLCIAAMSVNVASNMVSPAYDIANLFPKYVNFKRGAYITAILAVFTFPWKTMESATNVMSFLGTIGGALGPVAGIMFADYFIIRKQELNVDDLYALNGEYTYNKGYNYRAFIATLIGAFFALIGDFIPSLKSLSNISWFVGVAIAAIVYVGLMKIDSPNIKLSTINSQK from the coding sequence TTGGGCATTAAATTGAAAAATTATAAGTTTGAAAATTCTAATTCATTGACAAATGATGATTTAAAACCGATTATAAAAGAAAGACGTACGTGGAAGACTGTTAATTATGCTACACTTTGGATGGGAATCATTCATAATATTCCTACTTATGCTACTGTAGGAGGGTTAATAGCATTAGGGCTTTCGCCATGGCAAACCCTAGGAATAATTATTACTGCTTCTCTAATATTATATGCTGCATTAACACTTAATGGACATGCAGGCACAAAATTTGGAGTACCATTTCCAGTTTTAATTCGTTCCTCCTTTGGTGTTATTGGTGCTAATATTCCAGCAATGTTGAGAGCATTTGTTGCTATTATGTGGTTTGGAATTCAAACATATGCAGGAAGCACAGCTATTAATATTTTGATACAAAAACTTTGGCCATCATGGAATAGCCTTGGTGGTAACTGGAGTTTTTTTGGACTTCATCTTTCGGGTATGATTTCATTTTTGTTATTTTGGGCACTTCATTTATTTACATTAAATCATGGTATGGAATCTATTAAAAAATTTGAAGTTTTTGCAGGCCCAATGGTTTATCTAGTCTTTGGTGGTATGGTTTTTTGGGCTATTAGCATTGCTGGTGGTCTTGGACCAATTTATTCTCAACCAGGAAAGTTTAGAACATTTAAGGAAGCATTTTGGCCTTTTGTTGCAGGTGTTACGGGAGTTATATCAATATGGGCAACTTTGATATTAAATATTCCTGATTTTACACGTTTTGCGGAATCTCAAGAAGCTCAAAAGAAGGGACAATTTTTAGGATTACCTGGAACTTTTGCACTGTTTGCATTTGCTAGTATTACTGTAACGTCAGGAACTCAGGTAGCTTATGGAAAACCAATTTGGAATATTGTAGATGTACTTTCTCGTTTTGATAGTCCATTTGTAATTGCAGCTGCAGTAATTACACTTTGCATTGCAGCAATGTCGGTTAATGTTGCATCAAATATGGTCTCACCTGCGTATGATATTGCTAATTTATTTCCTAAGTATGTAAATTTTAAACGTGGAGCTTATATTACAGCAATTTTAGCTGTGTTTACTTTTCCATGGAAGACAATGGAAAGTGCTACAAATGTAATGTCATTTTTAGGAACAATTGGTGGGGCACTTGGTCCGGTTGCAGGTATTATGTTTGCTGATTATTTTATTATACGTAAGCAAGAATTAAATGTGGATGATTTATATGCTTTGAATGGAGAATATACTTATAATAAAGGATATAATTATCGAGCATTTATTGCTACGCTAATTGGAGCATTTTTTGCACTAATAGGAGACTTCATTCCTTCATTAAAAAGTTTAAGTAATATTTCATGGTTTGTAGGTGTTGCTATAGCTGCAATTGTTTATGTAGGTTTAATGAAAATTGATTCTCCAAATATAAAATTAAGTACAATAAATTCCCAGAAGTAA
- a CDS encoding zinc ribbon domain-containing protein — MEKKQYICPKCGNTEYESDQFQATGGNFSKIFDVQNKKFITISCKKCGYTELYKAQSSAGWNILDFLIGN, encoded by the coding sequence ATGGAAAAGAAACAATACATCTGCCCAAAATGTGGAAATACAGAATATGAATCAGATCAATTTCAGGCAACAGGAGGAAATTTCTCAAAGATATTTGATGTACAGAATAAGAAATTTATTACTATTAGTTGTAAAAAATGTGGGTATACAGAATTGTATAAGGCACAGTCTTCAGCTGGATGGAATATTCTAGATTTTCTTATAGGCAATTAA